From the genome of Gemmatimonadota bacterium, one region includes:
- a CDS encoding Hpt domain-containing protein codes for MGHMEHLKNEFLTDTGATLQLLQDDLKALPSGLATRRGRESLDRAFRTAHSLKGVCGMFGLNDMSRVSHAMEDLLEGLRDGRLDLDERVRELLTRSHDMLHDLLGAARSSPEEASDPADFLKVVEEVEAMLPPGQDAPGATQEASPPEDPPGPETTRTDGTDGSASVRVPVARMDDLLESFTALVDARRRLSTERSGSPGDRPRTGATLPASFHLDRELRRLGRRLLRLRTVPWSLATQHLERVMERGGREGLPAARLVVEGANTPLDRALSALLEDPLSHLVRNALTHGIESPDERIRNGKPPEGRVTVRASSGPSEVTIEVADDGRGVDLDLVRQRAAARGGFTQDSSPTEEALLEAIFQPGFTTAQHAGLLSGRGVGLDAVRAGVARAGGVVQVLTGAWGTRFSFRVPVRWAIAPGLLAEAGGAPVVVPLPAVRQLHRLSDMTLRVWGSGEEARVEENWVPVVDLGARFGGLPVCRGSDRGSAVFVQIGRRGLVFLVDAVLHQQEFLVRPFRAPLRNVPGCRGTVELDDGTLAPVLEPAEWLLLEPGRVASGEGNPWPNATS; via the coding sequence ATGGGCCATATGGAACACCTGAAGAACGAGTTTCTGACCGACACGGGAGCCACCCTCCAGTTGCTTCAGGACGATCTGAAGGCGTTGCCATCCGGCCTCGCGACGCGCCGGGGGCGTGAGTCTCTGGACCGGGCGTTCCGCACGGCGCACTCGCTCAAAGGCGTGTGCGGGATGTTCGGCCTGAACGATATGTCGCGCGTCTCTCACGCCATGGAAGACCTGCTGGAAGGCCTCCGAGATGGCCGTCTGGATCTGGACGAGCGCGTCCGCGAGCTTCTGACCCGGTCGCATGACATGCTGCACGATCTTCTGGGAGCCGCGCGCTCGTCGCCCGAGGAGGCATCCGACCCGGCGGACTTTCTCAAGGTGGTGGAGGAAGTCGAGGCCATGCTTCCCCCCGGGCAGGACGCTCCCGGCGCCACCCAGGAAGCCTCGCCACCCGAGGATCCGCCCGGCCCGGAGACAACCCGCACCGACGGGACAGACGGAAGCGCCAGCGTGCGCGTCCCCGTTGCCCGGATGGATGATCTCCTTGAGAGCTTCACCGCGCTTGTGGACGCCCGGAGGCGTCTTTCCACAGAGAGGTCCGGGAGTCCCGGCGACAGACCCCGGACAGGTGCGACGCTCCCCGCGTCCTTCCACCTCGACCGCGAGTTGAGGCGACTCGGACGGCGCCTGCTGCGCCTGCGAACCGTTCCGTGGTCGCTCGCCACACAGCATCTGGAGCGTGTGATGGAGCGAGGAGGGCGAGAAGGCCTCCCGGCAGCGCGCCTGGTCGTGGAGGGGGCCAACACCCCGCTGGATCGCGCGCTGTCAGCGCTCCTCGAGGACCCGCTCAGCCACCTGGTGAGAAATGCCCTCACGCACGGAATCGAGTCGCCCGACGAACGCATCCGCAACGGGAAGCCCCCCGAGGGGAGGGTCACGGTGCGCGCATCCTCCGGGCCGTCGGAAGTCACGATCGAGGTGGCCGATGACGGGCGGGGCGTCGACCTCGACCTCGTGCGACAGCGGGCGGCTGCTCGTGGAGGCTTCACGCAAGACTCCTCGCCAACAGAAGAGGCTCTTCTCGAAGCCATCTTCCAGCCGGGATTCACCACGGCTCAGCACGCCGGCCTTCTCTCCGGGCGAGGGGTGGGATTGGATGCGGTCCGGGCGGGCGTGGCTCGGGCCGGTGGTGTGGTGCAGGTCTTGACGGGTGCGTGGGGGACCCGCTTCTCGTTTCGCGTGCCGGTGCGTTGGGCCATCGCACCAGGGCTTCTTGCCGAAGCGGGGGGCGCCCCTGTCGTCGTGCCTCTCCCGGCCGTCCGACAACTGCACCGCCTGTCGGATATGACCCTTCGCGTATGGGGGAGCGGGGAAGAGGCGCGCGTTGAAGAGAACTGGGTGCCCGTCGTCGATCTGGGTGCGCGGTTCGGGGGCCTCCCCGTGTGTCGAGGCTCGGACCGGGGAAGCGCCGTATTCGTTCAGATCGGGCGGCGTGGCCTGGTCTTCCTCGTGGACGCCGTTCTTCATCAGCAGGAGTTTCTCGTTCGTCCGTTTCGTGCGCCACTTCGAAATGTGCCGGGATGCCGGGGAACCGTCGAGCTGGACGACGGCACGCTGGCCCCTGTCCTGGAACCGGCTGAGTGGTTGCTTCTGGAACCGGGCCGCGTGGCCTCCGGGGAGGGGAACCCATGGCCGAACGCTACCTCTTGA
- a CDS encoding PilZ domain-containing protein produces MSSPAERRTAKRVPARLDVRVEGGAISGDTVSISTINISTGGVYVEIPHFIEPLTKLSIALMIPGPTESEEASLIEVEAIVVRTLPDAPSGDVERYEVACAFLELSDSSRDLINRYVLSHTPPPAS; encoded by the coding sequence ATGAGTTCGCCCGCGGAACGCAGAACAGCAAAGAGAGTCCCCGCCCGGTTGGATGTACGGGTCGAGGGTGGAGCCATTTCCGGCGACACGGTCTCCATCTCCACGATCAACATCTCCACCGGGGGTGTCTATGTGGAGATCCCGCATTTCATCGAACCGCTGACCAAGCTCTCCATTGCACTCATGATCCCCGGCCCGACGGAATCGGAAGAAGCGTCACTCATCGAAGTCGAGGCCATTGTGGTTCGAACCCTTCCCGACGCTCCTTCCGGGGATGTGGAGCGCTACGAAGTGGCCTGCGCGTTCCTGGAACTGAGCGACTCCTCCCGGGATCTCATCAATCGGTATGTCCTGAGCCACACGCCGCCGCCCGCCTCCTGA
- a CDS encoding HU family DNA-binding protein, translating into MVFPHPGRGRRRDASRQEVPRMTKADLVDRVTAATGLTKRDVAVVVDRFLDAVGAALSGGSHIEIRGFGSFKVKSRGARIARNPRTGTTVEVPPKLVPYFKVSKELRRMIEEADPVLEADSVSSARAEIPEGVPAPGHPSE; encoded by the coding sequence ATCGTCTTCCCGCATCCTGGCCGGGGTCGCCGGAGGGATGCGAGCAGGCAGGAGGTTCCCCGGATGACGAAGGCGGATCTTGTCGACCGTGTCACGGCTGCTACCGGCCTTACGAAGAGAGATGTGGCCGTAGTGGTGGATCGCTTTCTGGATGCGGTCGGAGCGGCACTTTCCGGAGGGAGCCACATCGAAATCCGCGGATTTGGCAGTTTCAAGGTCAAGTCCCGTGGGGCCCGGATCGCCCGGAATCCCCGAACCGGTACCACCGTGGAGGTTCCGCCCAAACTCGTTCCCTACTTCAAGGTATCCAAGGAACTTCGGCGGATGATCGAAGAGGCGGATCCGGTCCTGGAAGCCGACAGCGTGTCGAGCGCGAGGGCCGAAATCCCGGAGGGAGTCCCTGCACCGGGACATCCGTCGGAGTAG
- the dapF gene encoding diaminopimelate epimerase, with translation MTIRFTKMVAAGNDMILVDHRNQALAGRESEAARSACARHDGIGADGLILLEQDPEVDFRVRFFNPDGTEYRLCGNGARCIPYFAESVGLGPGPFRFRTGSGLHTARTVEAGVAAVTVPGIRELRTDIPVQLDGHACRVDWGDIGVPHAVLWMDRPVVEVPLLLWGPQLRGAPAFAPEGTNISFARKIARDTLEIRTYERGVEAETTCGSGSCVVAMLARRRGWVGEEVTLIVSGGEALIVQLPAAPGGELVLTGPAVAVHEGSFGFPPRNLKG, from the coding sequence ATGACTATCCGCTTCACCAAGATGGTCGCCGCGGGGAACGACATGATTCTGGTGGATCACCGCAATCAGGCACTGGCGGGCCGCGAGTCCGAGGCTGCCCGGTCCGCGTGCGCGCGCCATGACGGGATCGGAGCGGACGGACTGATTCTGCTCGAGCAGGATCCGGAGGTCGACTTCCGCGTCCGCTTCTTCAACCCGGACGGAACCGAGTACCGCCTCTGTGGAAACGGAGCCCGCTGCATCCCGTATTTCGCGGAATCCGTGGGACTGGGACCGGGGCCGTTTCGGTTCCGTACGGGGTCGGGGTTGCACACGGCGCGCACGGTGGAAGCGGGAGTGGCGGCGGTCACCGTGCCGGGGATCCGGGAACTTCGAACGGACATCCCCGTCCAGCTGGACGGGCACGCCTGCCGCGTGGACTGGGGAGACATTGGCGTTCCCCATGCCGTGCTCTGGATGGACCGGCCGGTCGTCGAGGTGCCTCTCTTGCTCTGGGGACCCCAGCTCCGGGGCGCGCCCGCATTTGCGCCTGAGGGCACCAACATCAGCTTCGCCCGGAAGATCGCCCGTGACACGCTGGAGATCCGCACCTACGAGCGGGGAGTCGAGGCCGAGACCACCTGCGGGAGCGGGTCGTGCGTCGTGGCCATGCTCGCGCGGCGGCGTGGATGGGTCGGAGAGGAAGTCACGCTGATCGTAAGCGGGGGAGAAGCGCTGATTGTGCAGCTTCCGGCCGCGCCAGGTGGAGAACTCGTCCTCACCGGGCCGGCTGTCGCGGTCCATGAGGGCAGTTTTGGTTTTCCCCCACGCAACCTAAAGGGTTGA